The Brassica oleracea var. oleracea cultivar TO1000 chromosome C7, BOL, whole genome shotgun sequence sequence AGATATGTTTTTCCCTTTATTCGACAAAATATACAAAGCATATGAACAAAAATGTTTTCTTTTTTCTTTTAGATTGAGACTTTAACTATATACAAAACACGACAATATATGGCTCCAAAAATAGATAATATAATAATACGAAAGTTTGAAATTATCGCCGACGAGACCAACCGTCGTCGAAATTCAGATGATAGCTCCGGAGATCATAGCTACACTGAATATTGTGAGTATCACTCTTCCTGGACAGTCTCAAACGCGATTTCAACCTCCAAACAAATTGCTTCACGAGAACGCGAGGAGGTTTCCCAAAACATGATGATGAGAACCCAAACGCCACAATCGTTCTTTCCTCTGAGTTTCCTAGCTTAGCTGAGGCCGTAGTCGTTGAGTTTCCGATTCGTTTTCCCCATCTCCGGAACTGAAATCTCTTCAAACTCTGTCGGTTCATTGCTTCTGTGCCTCTCTCTTTTATGGGATTTGTGTTGGTCATAAAATGTAAAATGTAACTAAGAAGCAAAGAATGAGATAAATATTTAAAGGGAGAATGAGAGAGAGGTTTCGGCATTTGCAACGTGTGTATTTCCAATTCGTGGCCTAAAAGTACATAGTCAACAAGTAGTCCAATGTGCATCATTCTCCACCGTATATCCAATTGTTTGATAAAAAGTTGATATTATAAAATTAACTTAATCTGTTACCACTTTAAAAGACAAGAAATTCTTGGGTTCACCCCTACGAAAGTTCACCATCCAATAGTATTTGATTATTTGATATTTAATATTTAAAAAAAAAAAAATAGAATTGAAGATCCAAATTAGATTATATTTTTAAAATAAAATAATAAAAATACGTAAAAATAGTTAAAAAAATAAATTAATTAATATTGTTAAGTCTTCGGTAAAATACTAAACCCTATACCCTAAATCCTAAACCCTAAACCCTAAACATTAAACCTTAAACTTTAGATAAGCTCTAAACCGTTTGAAAATCTTAAACCCTAAATCATACATTAAAAACTAAATTTTAATAACACTAAACCCTAAATCCTAATCACTAAACCCTAAACCCTTTGGTAAACTCTGAACCCTTGGGTAAACTCTGAACCCTTGGATAAATCATAAACTCTAGGGTTTAATTTTAAATATTTTTGATTTAGAGTTTATGATTTATCCGAGGGTTCAGGGTTTATCCAGGGGTTTAGGGTTTAGTGATTAGGGTTTAGGGTTTAGTGTTATTAAGATTTAGTTTTTAATGTATGATTTAGGGTTTAAAATTTTCCAATGGTTTACGGTTTATCCAAGATTTAAGGTTTATAATTTAGGGTTTGGAGTTTAGGATTTAGGGTATATGATTTAGTATTTTGCTAATGGTTTAACAATATTTATTTATTTATTTTTTGTAACTATTTTTATGTATTTTTATTGTTTTATTTTAAAAATATAATCTTATTTGGAAATTCAATTTTGTTTCTTTTTTTAAAAGATACTCCCTCCGTTTCATATTGTAAGTAGTTTTAGAGAAATGTTTTTGTTTCAAAATGTAAGTAGTTTTCGTATTTCTAGATAACTTTTACATTTATTGAATACAGTGTGACCAATCAAGTTAAATAGACTTATTTTTTATTGATTAAATTATATCTAACCTATTTATTATAAAATACTACTTAATCTTCGTGCTTTTAGCCAAAACTATTTATATTATGAAACGGAGTGAATATCAAATATTAAATACTCAAACACTATTGGTTGGTGAATCTAGAGGTTCATCTTAGGGGGTGAACCCAAGAATTTCTCTTAAAAGACTACCCCGTGATATATTATGTCTTAGATTTGGCTAAACGAAATCATCTATATGGCCGCAAATTCATGGTCTAAGGTTAGCAAGGTATAAAACAAATAAAATAAAATAGCACGAGTTTAGACGACAAAATAGCACGAGTTTTTTTCTTTTCCAAGGATGGCATGAGTTAGTAGATAGAACATCAATATATTATCAAATGTTAAAACACAAAAATGTATTAAAAAGAAGTGTTCAATATGTCAACTTAGATCTTGCTCATGCAGTACATAAAATATTACTTATGCACCTTTCATTTTATCCTAATCATTGTTTTCAGATTTTACAATAAAACCTGGACTTATGAAGATAATATTTAATAAAATTGTTCTGTTTATTTTTTTTTATTTTTTCAGTTGAAAAAAAAAATTGTTCTGTTTAATAATTTTATATTTGGTAATACTATATACTCACACAGTCACTCACTATTAAATTTGAATCTCGGTTTAAAGTAGAGTAATTACGTTAAAAACACCAATGAGCTAAAATTCAAGCTGTATAGTATTGTTATTATGATAGGTTTTTTTATGTTTTTATACAAAATTTTTAAATTTCAATAAAATAATTGGATTTATTGAAAGACTATTGGTTAAAAAGCATTGGAATTTGATAATTTCAAAAAACGATACATAATTAATGTGTTTTCTTAATATGTGTAAAAACACCAAAACATCTGTATTTAAAAAACAGAGAGAGTATTGAGTAGTTAGTTTATAAGATACTAGGATCGGTCCGCCCTACGGGTGGAATATACTTTATTTGTGTGTAAATATTGTGATTACTCTCTTCTCACCCTATTTGATGACATGGCGAACTGAAATGAGAGAAAAGACTACTTGAAATATTGTTAAGGGTCCTAGGGCTAAAAAAATTGTTTTTTTATCCTTTTAAATTTATATGTAGATAATGTTTAAAATATTTTAAAAATTTAATCAGTAATATTTTATATATTTGTAATGGAAATAAAACTATACACATATCAAATAATTTTGGGCCCTTTTCAATTTTATTTATTATATTTATATATATATAAATATATAGATTTATAAAAAATTAGATCCCTTAATTATTATTATACGGGGAGACACGGGCTTGGGTCCGGGGCGATCGCACCGCTTGTCCCCCTTCGTGAGCCGGCCCTGGTCCCCCTTCGTGAGCCGGCCCTGGTCCTCCCTGATGCTTTTATTCCTCTTTTATTACTTGTTTGATTTATGTTGTGAGAAATATGTAACGTAAAGAGTAGAGTTCTTTTTTGATAATGTAGCGTTAGTGGAAAAATCAACATAACTCTCATTTAACGTAAAAAGAATCATTGTTATCTTGTAGAGTAATTTTTATACGCAGCGCTTTGTAAATTTGGTAATTGTTTTTGTTTCAATATTGTGTAACGTGATATGCAAGGTCTGTTCTAATGAGTGTTTTTAAAATTAATCATCGTTCATGAAGATATAAGCAGTACCGTTGTGCTTCGATTCTGTGTATTAAAAAAAACATACTAATTAACATTCAATAAATGAATAAATGCTAGACGGCTCACCATTCGTAATGGACCATATATTTGGGTATGACGCATGTATCTCTCTATATATATTTGTTTTTACAAAAAACCCACGAAATAACACACAGGACGAAGCCATAAATGAACACATGCCACAGACGTAGCCCATAAATAAATACGGAGGATAAAGCCCAGCATCAAACGTTTTCAATGATACGCCGTGTTTGGACGAAATAGGATACGTATCAGCGAGCGTCGTAGAGAACGACTTTCTGATATGACACAGCAGGAGAGAAGTAAATATTTTTTTATATATATAGATAGATAGATGTTTGATTATTTGGTTAGTGTCAGCTCCACGTTACAAAAAAATAATAATAATGTAGCATTATAAACTCGTCCACTTTCGGGTGGAGGAGAATCAACGGACAACGGTGAAAGCAAAAGGTCTCAACGAAAGAATCATTTTAACTTTTGAAAAATCCTCTTTTATCAAAAGAACATAATAATAATCTGACGCGAACTCGTTTTCGCTCCAGTTGTTGATGGTCTGTCTGAAATTGTTGCTTGAAAGATTCTATTAAAGTGAGATTGGACTGTTATTTTTTTTTACGTTTTTTAAATAATTTTCTTATATGGAATCGAACCATGATGCAAGTTGTAACTCAAGTGAGACTCAACCAGATTTGACTGATAGTTCTATACACCGTCTATACCATAAATGATAACTATTTTACGGATATATAATTGATACGAAAGAAAGAAAAGAATTAAAGAATATACCAAAAAGAGCAAAAGATTATGCCTAATACTAAAAACAGAGACCCCACGCGGTGTGCTTTCATTGTTTTACCTGACGTCAAAGTAAAGAAACGTGGACAAAGACAACGATGCATAACAACAACAACAAAGATAATTCAATTTCATAATAACAACCAAAGGAAATATCTCGAACCAGCAAATACAATTCATTTCTGGATCTTTTCTTTCTGTTACTTATCCATCATTCATACCCATTTATTGAATCGATTGTGACCGAAATTTGAAGACATACCACTCGATTTCTACTCGCAAACGCAAGTGCCAGAAATCCTAATGTTTCGTAATATATGTGACAAAACATCTGCATCAATATGAAGTTACCTTGAAAATGCTGATGATCTTCTTGTATGATCTATGGCCATTAAGTTTGTTGAGAATTGCCCAAGTGTCAAGAAGTCTCTACCCAAGGAAGAGAGTCTCAATTGATCGTTAATAAGAAGTAACAAGCACGAGGAGTTCACGTGCGAGTCTTAACGGTTTAGAGGGGCAAATGTGTAATTAACCGTGCCTTCTTCAAGCTGGCTTTTGTCTTCTTCCTCTGTACGGAAACGAAGGGAAAACAGAGGAGAGAGAGGAGCGTTGCACCATCAGTGCACTCCTATAAAAACCAACAAGAACTGAGACATTAGGGTTAAGAGAGAGTATCAGAGAACTGAAAAGAGCAGCCACAAGTCTAGCGTTTTGTTCTGTCTCAAGGGTTAAGTGTAACCAAAGCTTTCTAGTGGATTTCCGAGCAAACCTCGGCCAGACGTAGCGTCCTCACACTGAGGCGTGAACTGGATAAATTTGTGTGTGTCTTTTCTTTACTTGCTTAACGAAATACACACGAGAGAAACAAACGAGAGAGGTGAGTGAAATCCTAAGTCATCGAGCATAAAAACAGAGCAAAGAATCAAACTTTTTGTCAACAATTGGTATCAGAGCAAGGTTATTGGTTGGCAAGGAGGAAAGGTTGAAACTTTGTAAAGATTGAAGTTTTTCTGTTAAACTTTGCCCTTTAAGCGAGAGATGACCTCAGGCCGTTCTGAGGTGGAGAAGTTCGACGGAGAAGGTGATTATGTTCTCTGGAAAGAGAAGTTGTTGGCTCATATGGAGCTACTGGGTTTGCTAGAAGGTCTCGAAGATGAAGAAGTCGTAGATGTTGAAGATTCTACAGCTGAGAAGGAAGTAACATCTTTGACCGAAGCTTCTGTCAAACCGGAAGAGAAGATTCTCAAAAACAAAGCTCTCAAGGAGAAGAGAGGAAAGGCCAGATCCACTATCATACTGAGTCTGAGAGACCATGTCTTAAGGAAGGTCATAAAGGAACCGACTGCAGCTGACATGCTCAGGATGTTAGACAAGCTGTTTATGGCTAAGTCACTACCCAACAGGATATATCTTAAGCAGAGATTATATGGGTACAAGATGTCTGAAAGTATGACGATGGAGGAGAATGTAAACGATTTCTTCAAGCTGATCTCTGACCTGGAGAACGTAAAAGTTACATTTCCAGATGAAGACCAAGCCATAGTGTTATTAATGTCTTTGCCGAAGCAGTTTTATCAGCTAAAAGAAACTTTGAAGTATGACAAGACAACTTTGGCTTTGGATGAAATCACTGGTGCTATAAGGTCAAAAAGCCTTGAACTTGGAGCGATTGGTAAACTAAGCAAGAGTAGTTCAGAAGCGCTGTATGTTCAAGAAAGAGGAAGATCAGATAGAAGAGGTAAGAGTTCAGACAGAGGGAAAAGCCAAAACAGGTCGCAGTCAAGAGATAAGAAGACTTGTTGGATTTGTGGTAAGGATGGTCACTACAAGAAGCAGTGTTTTGTTTGGAAAGAAAGGAACAAGAAGACTAACAGCTCAGAGAAAGGAGAAACTTCAAATGTCATGGAACAAATCATAGACGCCGCTGGTTTGTACGTAGAAGAAGAATCAAATGCAGTGAGCGAAGGACAAGAAGACGAGTGGATCATGGACACATGGTGTTCATTTCACATGACACCGAGGAGAGACTGGTTTGTGGAGTTTGATGATTTAAAGACTGGAAGAGTGAAGATGGCAAATCAAACTTATTCTGAGATCAAAGGCATAGGAAGCATAAGGATCCAGAATGTTGATCTCTCAACAGTCCTGATTTCAAACGCAAGATACGTTCCAAGCATGAAAAGGAATTTGATATCAATGGGAACCTTAGAAGATCAAGGGTGCTGGTTTCAGTCCAAGAATGGTTCTCTGAGAGTTATCAAAGGATGTCTAACACTGTTGAAAGGAAAGAAGACCGGAACTCTATACAAACTACAAGGAAAAGTAATTACAGAAAGTGTTAACGCTGTTGAGAGCTCCAAGAACGAATCGAAACTGTGGCATAGTCGTCTGTGTCACATGAGCAAGAAGAATACTGATCTGCTGATCAACAAGGGATGTCTACAAGCAGAAAAGTTAAAGGGATTCGAGTTTTGTGAAGATTGTGTGTATGGGAAAGCACATAAAGTAAGTTTTGGGACTGCACTGCACGTCACAAAAGAGAAGCTTGAGTACATACACTCAGATTTTTGGGGAGCACCTTCAGTTTCAAATTCCATAGGCAATTGTCAGTACTTTATGACATTCATTGATGACTTCACCAGAAAAGTATGGATCTATTTTTTGAGAACAAAAGATGAAGCTTTCAGAACATTCGTTGAATGGAAAACAATGGTGGAGAATCAATCGAACAAGAAGGTAAAGAAGTTGAGGACTGACAATGGCCTTGATTTTTGTAATCAAGAGTTTGATGGTTTCTGCAAAGAAGAGGGAGTTGTAAGACACATGACTTGTGCCTACACTCCACAGCAAAACGGGATCGCAGAACGTATGAATCAGACAATTATGGAGAAGGTAAGAAGCATGCTCAGTGAGTCTGGTCTTGAGAAGAAGTTTTGGGCAGAGGCGGCTTCAACTGCTGTGTACGTGATCAACCGAACTCCTGCGTCAGCGATTGAGTTTGAAATACCTGAGAAAGCTTGGACAGGAGTCTTGCCTGATCTTAGCGGTTTGAGAAGTTTTGGATGCATCGCTTACGTGCATACAAGTCAGGGCAAGCTTAATCCTAGAGCAAAGAAGGGTGTGTTTTTTGGTTACCCAGCTGGGGTAAAAAGATACAGGGTTTGGCTCATTGATGACAGAAAGGTTGTAATCAGCAAGGATGTAGTCTTCAATGAGGAAGTGATGTACAAGAGTTCAACCAAAGAAAACACAAGTGAAGTCAGATCAGAGGCAGAACCTGAAGTTACAGTAATTAATGTCCGTGCTGTGACGACGGCAGATGCAAACATTGATCAAGGTGGAGCTGTAGAGAGGGAGAACACCACTCAAGAAGGAATGTTTCCTGAACAGGAACAAGGAACTGAGTCAGAAACAGATTTAGAGAAGATTATATGCCACCAAGTCTTGCTGATTATCAATTAGCAAGAGATAGAGAAAGGAGAACCACAAGACCTCCTAAGAGATATGATGAGTTGGGAGAGCTTGGTTTCGCGTATAACTTAACAGAAGACGGTGGAGTTCTCGAGCCACAAAGTTAAAGTGAGGCAATGGCAAGTTCAGAAAGTGAACTATGGAAAGGATCAACAGATGAAGAAATGGTATCACTGAGAAAGAACCACACTTGGGATCTAGTTGATAGGCCAGCAAAGAAAAGAGTGATTGGCTGCAAGTGGGTGTTCAAAAGGAAGATCGGAATTCCAGGATTTGAGGGACCAAGACAAAAGTCAAGGCTTGTTGCAAAGGGTTACTCTCAAAGGGAAGGCATTGATTTTCAAGAGATTTTTTCACCTGTTGTTAAACATGTTACCATACATCTAATGCTATCTGCTGTTGCTCATTTTAATCTAGAATTGAAGCAGATGGACGTCAAGACAACTTTCTTGCACGAAACTTTAGACGAAGAGATATACATGTGCCAGCCTGAAGGTTATGTGGACAAGAGTGCACCAGAGAAGGTATGTCTGTTGAGAAAGTCGTTGTATGGTTTGAGGCAATCGCCAAGACAGTGGAACCAGAGGTTCGATGAATTCATGAGGTCAACCGGGTACACTAGAAGCTTGAAAGATAGTTGTGTGTACTTCAAGATGAACAAGGAAGAGGAGAGAACGTTTCTCCTACTGTACGTTGATGATATGTTAATCATATCGAAGAACAAGGATACAATGAAGGAGTTAAAGGATAGTCTAAGTTTTACTTTCGAAATGAAAGATCTTGGTCAAGCTAAAAGGATCTTGGGAATGGAGATTTAGAGAAACAGAGATCAAGGTGTGTTGGAACTTTCACAGAAGGAGTACCTACAGAAGGTACTAAGGTCATTCAGAATGGAGAACTGCAAGGCAGTGAAGACACCGCTAGGTGTTCATATGAAGCTTAAGTCTACTACTGACAAAGAAAGGGAAGAAGAAGTTGATCAGATGAAGTCTATTCCCTACGCTAATGCTGTCGGTAGTATCATGTACTCTATGATTGGGTGATATTACGTGTATACGCACACCAAATAACCTAATGTGCACACTACCACAATCGAATGGTATGTCGATGTAGCACTTTAGGATCGAATCCATAGAGACCAAATCTTACACTTTATCTTTATGGGATCAGAATTAAGCTAAAACAATATGGGGGTTTTAAAGTTTGTGGTAACGTAAAAAGCAAGTAACAGATTGGTTTTAAGTTTCAGATTAATGAG is a genomic window containing:
- the LOC106304617 gene encoding uncharacterized protein LOC106304617 → MTNTNPIKERGTEAMNRQSLKRFQFRRWGKRIGNSTTTASAKLGNSEERTIVAFGFSSSCFGKPPRVLVKQFVWRLKSRLRLSRKSDTHNIQCSYDLRSYHLNFDDGWSRRR